The proteins below are encoded in one region of Longimicrobium sp.:
- a CDS encoding DoxX family protein — MSRPRSARVTVSSIVLAALFAFAGTMHFVIPAAYERIMPPYIPFPREMVLLSGACEIAGGIGLLVPRVRRWAGIGLIALLLAVWPANLQMLLNARAADAPGWWQALLLLRLPLQIVLMWWVWRASHPRDAVEDRAPSPRAAPR; from the coding sequence ATGAGCCGCCCGCGCTCGGCCCGCGTCACCGTCTCCAGCATCGTCCTTGCGGCGCTGTTCGCGTTCGCGGGGACGATGCACTTCGTCATCCCGGCGGCGTACGAGCGGATCATGCCGCCGTACATCCCATTTCCGCGGGAGATGGTGCTGCTGAGCGGGGCGTGCGAGATCGCGGGCGGCATCGGCCTGCTCGTGCCGCGCGTGCGTCGCTGGGCGGGGATCGGATTGATCGCGCTGCTGCTGGCCGTCTGGCCCGCGAACCTGCAGATGCTGCTGAACGCGCGGGCGGCGGACGCGCCCGGATGGTGGCAGGCGCTCTTGCTTCTCCGCCTTCCGCTGCAGATTGTGCTGATGTGGTGGGTGTGGCGCGCCTCCCATCCCCGCGACGCGGTCGAGGATCGAGCACCGTCGCCCCGGGCCGCGCCGAGATGA
- a CDS encoding FAD-binding and (Fe-S)-binding domain-containing protein codes for MRTAAYPCPGPMLPVVHPHPKAGRLERALRERVKGEVRFDAHSRLLYSTDASLYQFLPVGVVVPRDAGDVEAAVRLAAEHGVPVLPRGGGTALAGQTVGTALVLDFTKYMNRVLSVDPDGRRAKVQPGLRLDRFNRALAPYGLQFGPDPATIRQCALGGMIGNNSCGARSLVYGKTGDHVHSLDCVLADGRCAHFAAMRRDALAGAPGAEGQLARAVMALLEPHRAEIERRFPKIPRRVSGYNFDAMLEDEELNLARLIVGSEGTLATVVEAELGLVPIPPARALVLLSFRERFTSFDAVPAILPERGLSALEIVDSRVLQGAREIFEFRPTAAMAAPDALGVLFCEFTGESADEVRGLAEDFAARAPHLPGSPAAAAYLTDREQTAAWSLRQAATGLLYLTTPSKDIKPQEFVEDTGCPPEKLGEYTRRFEEIVQRHGTTTGFFGHAGQGCLHIRVDLNLKRGDDRERMQRIAHDIAELVVDFGGSLSGEHGDGLSRSEFLPMMFGPEIIELHRQVKAVFDPEGRMNPGGKIAPPYQRMSDNLRFGADYAITPPETFFRYAEGGWDVAVEKCNGMAVCRKLDAGTMCPSYMVTQEEMHSTRGRANSLREAMRGALPGMRSGEVLEALDLCLACKACKTECPVGVDMARYKAEFLAQHHRAHGTPPSAHFFGRVHDFARLGGRMPGIANLGQRLFGGAMKAVAGMDLRREMPALAREPFRRAFTRRPRSAVGARATVILFDDTFHNYFQPGPLHAAAKVIEQAGYEVRLPRRQVCCGRAAVSKGLLEHARDLQRELLETLLPEAERGSWIVGVEPSCILTLRDELPDLVGDTRAAKLATAAVTFEEFLAAIRDWRPGRLERRAVVHGHCHQKALVGMGPTTEVLSRVEGLEFSVLDSGCCGMAGSFGYEKGHYDVSKACGERVLFPAVRQAAADDLVVAPGFSCRHQIADFCGGRKALHTAELLALAE; via the coding sequence GTGCGCACGGCCGCTTACCCGTGCCCCGGCCCCATGCTCCCCGTCGTCCACCCGCACCCCAAAGCCGGCCGCCTGGAGCGGGCGCTGCGCGAGCGCGTGAAGGGCGAGGTGCGCTTCGACGCGCACTCGCGCCTCCTCTACAGCACCGACGCCTCGCTCTACCAGTTCCTTCCCGTGGGCGTGGTGGTCCCCAGAGACGCGGGCGACGTGGAGGCGGCGGTGCGGCTGGCGGCCGAGCACGGCGTGCCCGTCCTTCCCCGCGGCGGGGGGACGGCGCTGGCCGGGCAGACGGTGGGCACCGCGCTGGTGCTGGACTTCACCAAGTACATGAACCGCGTCCTCTCCGTCGACCCCGACGGGCGGCGGGCGAAGGTGCAACCCGGGCTGCGGCTCGACCGCTTCAACCGCGCGCTGGCGCCATACGGGCTGCAGTTCGGGCCCGATCCGGCGACGATTCGCCAGTGCGCGCTGGGCGGGATGATCGGCAACAACTCGTGCGGCGCCCGCTCCCTCGTCTACGGCAAGACGGGAGACCACGTCCACTCGCTCGACTGCGTGCTGGCGGACGGGAGATGCGCCCACTTCGCGGCCATGCGGCGCGACGCGCTGGCCGGCGCCCCCGGCGCGGAGGGCCAGCTGGCGCGCGCGGTGATGGCGCTGCTCGAGCCGCACCGCGCGGAGATCGAGCGGCGCTTCCCGAAGATCCCCCGCCGCGTCTCGGGCTACAACTTCGACGCGATGCTGGAGGACGAGGAGCTGAACCTCGCCCGGCTGATCGTCGGCTCGGAGGGAACGCTAGCGACGGTGGTCGAGGCGGAGCTGGGGCTCGTCCCCATCCCCCCGGCGCGCGCGCTGGTCCTCCTCTCCTTCCGCGAGCGCTTCACCTCGTTCGACGCCGTCCCCGCCATCCTCCCCGAGCGCGGGCTGTCGGCGCTGGAGATCGTGGACTCGCGAGTCCTGCAGGGCGCGCGCGAGATCTTCGAGTTCCGTCCCACCGCGGCGATGGCGGCGCCCGACGCGCTGGGCGTGCTCTTCTGCGAGTTCACCGGCGAGTCGGCCGACGAGGTGCGCGGGCTGGCGGAAGACTTCGCCGCGCGGGCGCCGCATCTCCCCGGATCGCCCGCGGCCGCCGCGTACCTCACCGACCGCGAGCAGACGGCCGCGTGGTCGCTGCGGCAGGCGGCCACGGGGCTCCTCTATCTCACGACCCCTTCGAAGGACATCAAGCCGCAGGAGTTCGTCGAGGACACCGGCTGCCCGCCCGAGAAGCTGGGCGAGTACACGCGCCGCTTCGAGGAGATCGTGCAGCGGCACGGGACCACGACGGGGTTCTTCGGCCACGCCGGCCAGGGGTGCCTGCACATCCGCGTCGATCTCAACCTCAAGCGCGGCGACGACCGCGAGCGGATGCAGCGCATCGCGCACGACATCGCCGAGCTGGTGGTGGACTTCGGGGGATCGCTGAGCGGCGAGCACGGCGACGGGCTCTCGCGCAGCGAGTTCCTGCCGATGATGTTCGGGCCCGAGATCATCGAGTTGCACCGCCAGGTGAAGGCCGTCTTCGACCCCGAGGGGCGGATGAACCCCGGCGGCAAGATCGCCCCGCCCTACCAGCGGATGAGCGACAACCTCCGCTTCGGCGCCGACTATGCCATCACCCCGCCGGAGACCTTCTTCCGCTACGCGGAGGGGGGATGGGACGTGGCGGTGGAGAAGTGCAACGGGATGGCCGTCTGCCGGAAGCTGGACGCGGGGACGATGTGCCCGAGCTACATGGTGACGCAGGAGGAGATGCACAGCACCCGCGGCCGCGCCAACTCGCTGCGCGAGGCCATGCGCGGCGCGCTGCCGGGGATGCGCAGCGGCGAGGTGCTGGAGGCGCTGGACCTCTGCCTGGCCTGCAAGGCGTGCAAGACGGAGTGCCCGGTCGGGGTCGACATGGCGCGCTACAAGGCCGAGTTCCTGGCGCAGCACCACCGCGCGCACGGCACGCCGCCGTCGGCGCACTTCTTCGGCCGCGTGCACGATTTCGCGCGCCTGGGGGGGCGGATGCCGGGGATCGCCAACCTCGGCCAGCGGCTCTTCGGCGGGGCGATGAAGGCCGTGGCGGGGATGGACCTTCGGCGCGAGATGCCGGCCCTGGCTCGCGAGCCCTTCCGCCGCGCCTTCACCCGCCGCCCGCGCTCGGCCGTCGGCGCGCGCGCGACGGTGATCCTGTTCGACGACACCTTCCACAACTACTTCCAGCCCGGCCCGCTGCACGCGGCCGCGAAGGTGATCGAGCAGGCGGGATACGAGGTGCGTCTTCCCCGACGGCAGGTGTGCTGCGGCCGCGCGGCGGTGAGCAAGGGACTGCTGGAGCACGCACGCGACCTGCAGCGCGAGCTGCTGGAGACGCTGCTCCCCGAAGCGGAGCGCGGCTCGTGGATCGTCGGCGTGGAGCCCAGCTGCATTCTCACCCTCCGCGACGAGCTGCCGGACCTGGTCGGCGACACGCGCGCGGCGAAGCTGGCGACGGCGGCAGTGACGTTCGAGGAGTTTCTCGCCGCGATCCGCGATTGGCGTCCTGGACGGCTGGAGCGCCGGGCCGTCGTCCACGGCCACTGCCACCAGAAGGCGCTGGTCGGGATGGGCCCGACGACGGAGGTGCTGTCGCGCGTCGAGGGGCTGGAGTTCAGCGTGCTGGACTCGGGGTGCTGCGGGATGGCGGGGTCGTTCGGCTACGAGAAGGGCCACTACGACGTGTCGAAGGCCTGCGGCGAGCGCGTCCTCTTCCCCGCCGTGCGCCAGGCGGCCGCGGACGATCTCGTGGTGGCCCCCGGCTTCAGCTGCCGCCACCAGATCGCCGACTTCTGCGGCGGCCGCAAGGCGCTGCACACGGCGGAGCTTCTGGCGCTGGCGGAGTGA